A window from Cryptomeria japonica chromosome 1, Sugi_1.0, whole genome shotgun sequence encodes these proteins:
- the LOC131063206 gene encoding pentatricopeptide repeat-containing protein At1g77360, mitochondrial isoform X2 → MKKLCKILTYSPQSDIEKNLRRSKVKLSPNLVENVLEKFGNAGMVAYKFFDWAGRQEGYTHSLEAYHSMINSLGKIRQYGLMWTLVKLMKSKGILTKETFCIIIRRYTRVKKLDEAVYAFHLMDKFGVTPDSEAFNSLLSALCKCKNVRKAQELFDYMKARFVPDLKTYSILLEGWGKEPNLPRARDLFREMREKGCEPDVVAYSILMNALCKGGKMEEAVGLLDTMRNSGCKPNPHIYSILIHNHGAEKRVDEALAIFSEMKRNESAPETPTYNALIGAFCNVGKLGEAYKVLDEMEQEGVCPNARTYNVILHYLIQQENTEEAYQLFRRMVKRGDCDPDTDTYNIMLKMFFGQDKVDMALKVWKFMGRKQVCPSMHTFALFINGLCDHGNINDACSYFDEMMGKGICPSMSTYRRLRIGLLKAGREDILEDLSEKMKELTEGPPED, encoded by the coding sequence ATGAAAAAACTATGCAAAATTCTCACATATTCCCCTCAATCCGACATCGAGAAAAACCTACGCAGGTCTAAAGTAAAACTTTCGCCAAATTTAGTGGAAAATGTACTAGAGAAATTTGGAAATGCAGGAATGGTGGCCTACAAGTTCTTCGATTGGGCTGGCAGACAGGAGGGTTACACGCACAGCCTGGAGGCATATCATTCCATGATTAATTCACTGGGTAAAATAAGACAATATGGGCTAATGTGGACGCTGGTCAAGCTTATGAAGAGCAAGGGGATTTTAACGAAGGAAACGTTTTGTATTATTATACGGAGGTATACCAGGGTAAAGAAGCTTGACGAAGCAGTTTATGCTTTTCACCTCATGGACAAATTTGGGGTGACGCCAGATTCGGAGGCTTTTAACAGTCTTCTCAGTGCTCTGTGCAAGTGTAAGAATGTGAGAAAGGCTCAGGAGCTTTTTGACTACATGAAGGCGAGATTTGTGCCGGATTTAAAGACTTATAGTATACTGTTGGAAGGGTGGGGCAAAGAACCCAATTTGCCTAGAGCTAGGGATCTTTTTAGGGAAATGAGGGAAAAAGGCTGTGAACCTGATGTAGTGGCTTATTCTATACTTATGAATGCTCTTTGCAAGGGGGGTAAAATGGAGGAGGCTGTTGGGCTGTTGGATACGATGAGGAATAGCGGTTGCAAACCAAACCCTCATATCTACAGTATTTTGATTCATAATCATGGTGCTGAGAAGCGTGTCGATGAAGCTTTGGCTATCTTTAGTGAGATGAAAAGGAATGAGTCTGCCCCTGAAACACCTACTTACAACGCATTAATTGGTGCCTTTTGCAATGTTGGTAAATTGGGTGAGGCTTACAAGGTTTTGGATGAGATGGAACAGGAAGGAGTTTGTCCGAATGCTAGGACCTATAATGTTATTTTGCATTACCTCATACAGCAGGAGAACACAGAGGAGGCTTACCAGCTCTTTCGCAGGATGGTGAAGAGGGGAGACTGCGATCCAGATACGGATACGTATAATATAATGTTAAAGATGTTCTTTGGGCAGGATAAGGTAGACATGGCTTTGAAGGTGTGGAAGTTTATGGGCCGAAAGCAGGTGTGTCCCAGTATGCATACATTCGCCTTGTTTATAAATGGGCTGTGTGATCATGGCAATATAAATGATGCTTGCTCTTATTTTGATGAGATGATGGGGAAGGGGATATGTCCTTCAATGTCAACCTATAGGAGATTAAGGATTGGACTTTTGAAAGCAGGCAGAGAGGATATACTTGAAGATCTTTCGGAAAAGATGAAAGAGCTTACTGAGGGTCCTCCTGAAGATTAA
- the LOC131063206 gene encoding pentatricopeptide repeat-containing protein At1g77360, mitochondrial isoform X1, with protein MAKFLSAGQKWLIHTSSQIPVRSNNSEAMKKLCKILTYSPQSDIEKNLRRSKVKLSPNLVENVLEKFGNAGMVAYKFFDWAGRQEGYTHSLEAYHSMINSLGKIRQYGLMWTLVKLMKSKGILTKETFCIIIRRYTRVKKLDEAVYAFHLMDKFGVTPDSEAFNSLLSALCKCKNVRKAQELFDYMKARFVPDLKTYSILLEGWGKEPNLPRARDLFREMREKGCEPDVVAYSILMNALCKGGKMEEAVGLLDTMRNSGCKPNPHIYSILIHNHGAEKRVDEALAIFSEMKRNESAPETPTYNALIGAFCNVGKLGEAYKVLDEMEQEGVCPNARTYNVILHYLIQQENTEEAYQLFRRMVKRGDCDPDTDTYNIMLKMFFGQDKVDMALKVWKFMGRKQVCPSMHTFALFINGLCDHGNINDACSYFDEMMGKGICPSMSTYRRLRIGLLKAGREDILEDLSEKMKELTEGPPED; from the coding sequence ATGGCGAAATTTTTATCAGCTGGACAAAAATGGCTTATACACACTTCATCCCAGATCCCAGTTCGAAGCAACAACAGTGAAGCCATGAAAAAACTATGCAAAATTCTCACATATTCCCCTCAATCCGACATCGAGAAAAACCTACGCAGGTCTAAAGTAAAACTTTCGCCAAATTTAGTGGAAAATGTACTAGAGAAATTTGGAAATGCAGGAATGGTGGCCTACAAGTTCTTCGATTGGGCTGGCAGACAGGAGGGTTACACGCACAGCCTGGAGGCATATCATTCCATGATTAATTCACTGGGTAAAATAAGACAATATGGGCTAATGTGGACGCTGGTCAAGCTTATGAAGAGCAAGGGGATTTTAACGAAGGAAACGTTTTGTATTATTATACGGAGGTATACCAGGGTAAAGAAGCTTGACGAAGCAGTTTATGCTTTTCACCTCATGGACAAATTTGGGGTGACGCCAGATTCGGAGGCTTTTAACAGTCTTCTCAGTGCTCTGTGCAAGTGTAAGAATGTGAGAAAGGCTCAGGAGCTTTTTGACTACATGAAGGCGAGATTTGTGCCGGATTTAAAGACTTATAGTATACTGTTGGAAGGGTGGGGCAAAGAACCCAATTTGCCTAGAGCTAGGGATCTTTTTAGGGAAATGAGGGAAAAAGGCTGTGAACCTGATGTAGTGGCTTATTCTATACTTATGAATGCTCTTTGCAAGGGGGGTAAAATGGAGGAGGCTGTTGGGCTGTTGGATACGATGAGGAATAGCGGTTGCAAACCAAACCCTCATATCTACAGTATTTTGATTCATAATCATGGTGCTGAGAAGCGTGTCGATGAAGCTTTGGCTATCTTTAGTGAGATGAAAAGGAATGAGTCTGCCCCTGAAACACCTACTTACAACGCATTAATTGGTGCCTTTTGCAATGTTGGTAAATTGGGTGAGGCTTACAAGGTTTTGGATGAGATGGAACAGGAAGGAGTTTGTCCGAATGCTAGGACCTATAATGTTATTTTGCATTACCTCATACAGCAGGAGAACACAGAGGAGGCTTACCAGCTCTTTCGCAGGATGGTGAAGAGGGGAGACTGCGATCCAGATACGGATACGTATAATATAATGTTAAAGATGTTCTTTGGGCAGGATAAGGTAGACATGGCTTTGAAGGTGTGGAAGTTTATGGGCCGAAAGCAGGTGTGTCCCAGTATGCATACATTCGCCTTGTTTATAAATGGGCTGTGTGATCATGGCAATATAAATGATGCTTGCTCTTATTTTGATGAGATGATGGGGAAGGGGATATGTCCTTCAATGTCAACCTATAGGAGATTAAGGATTGGACTTTTGAAAGCAGGCAGAGAGGATATACTTGAAGATCTTTCGGAAAAGATGAAAGAGCTTACTGAGGGTCCTCCTGAAGATTAA